In Micropterus dolomieu isolate WLL.071019.BEF.003 ecotype Adirondacks linkage group LG01, ASM2129224v1, whole genome shotgun sequence, the sequence CTATCTTCTCCGTTTTTCCTACAAACTTGGTTTTAACTTCAAATTGTACATCTTCTTCATGAGATGGGTGCAATTACCTGTGttgctgatatctgtaatggttgattttatattaatatttttatgcattttaaaatgactgtcTTCCTATTAAGGGAaggctttcaagtttctttgtcaatcatgtcttattctgacaaaaaaatggCTCCTAAGCACCAATCGAAATAATTGTGCTGTGAAAGACTTAATAGGTCAATAACTTTATAGctgtgatggagcagtggataagatgcctgcctttggtgtgagagacccgggttacattttttttttgtcagaataagacatgattgacaaagaaacttgaaagcctTCCCTTCACAGTGTATCCGAGCAGTCCGGTGGTTTAGGTCTTGCTCTTGCTCCAGATCCAGAGATTGATGGACAAAACCCTGCTCACATCATTTTGACGAAAAGGGGGTCAAACTTAACACATGTTTGCTGAACAAGTAGCAGCACATCATTGAGTCTCTTTAGCTGATGGAGCCGCACACTGCAGCGACAATAGCTGGCAGCTCTCACACGCATTTTCTTAAGGAAATGCCCGTTCTAATGCTACCCGTGACCAGGCGGAGAAGGATGCTCATGCTACCCGTGACCAGGCGGAGAAGGATGCTCATGCTACCCGTGACCAGGCGGAGAAGGATGCTCATGCTACCCGTTACCAGGCGGAGAAGGATGCTCATGCTACCCGTGACCAGGCGGAGAAGGATGCTCATGCTACCCGTGACCAGGCGGAGAAGGATGCTCATGCTACCCGTGACCAGGCGGAGAAGGATGCTCATGCTACCCGTGACCAGGCGGAGAAGGATGCTNNNNNNNNNNNNNNNNNNNNNNNNNNNNNNNNNNNNNNNNNNNNNNNNNNNNNNNNNNNNNNNNNNNNNNNNNNNNNNNNNNNNNNNNNNNNNNNNNNNNtgtgtgtgtgtgtgtgtgtgtggtacagtgtgtgtgtgtgtgtgtattgtgtgtgtgtgtgtagtacagtgtgtgtattgtgtgtgtgtgtgtagcaaagagtgtgtattgtgtgtgtgtgtgtagcacagagtgtgtattgtgtgtgtgtgtagtacagtgtgtgtattgtgtgtgtgtgttgtgtgtgtgtgtgtattgtgtgtgtgtgtgtgtgtggtacagtgtgtattgtgtgtgtgtgtgtatagtatagtgtgtattgtgtgtgtgtgtgtgtagtatagtgtgtgtattgtgtgtgtgtgtagtacagtgtgtgtattgtgtgagtatgtgtagtatagtgtgtgtattgtgtgtgtattgtgtgtgtgtgtgtagtacagtgtgtgtattgtgtgtgtgtgtagtacagtgtgtgtattgtgtgtgtgtgtgtagtacagtgtgtgtattgtgtgtgtgtgtgtagcacagagtgtgtattgtgtgtgtgaccttGCAGCAGAGGTGGGGCTGGTACTGCAGCTGGACGGGGGTCAGAGGAGGCAGCAGCTCCTCTCTGCCAGCGGGGGGCGCTGCAGAGCTGGACAGCCCGTTGGAGGGCAGCaggggggaggaagagggggaggaagaggggcTGTGGTGGGAGAACTCGgacggcagcagcagctccactggaCAGGAAGACACTTCCAAAATAAGAGCTCATAAACACTGTCCAGGCTTCAGATTCTTTACAGGTGAAATATTTAAACTCTAGAAGATTCTTCATGTGTACTACAGTCATTTTAGGAGTTTACCCAAcgaaaaatacataaaacaaaagaagtTGTTCCATAAAGTGCATCTGATGACGAAGCTGACCGTAACGCTCGAGGAAAGAGCTTCagtatattaaataaactttgtCCAGAACACGTGAAGCTTATTTTCTGGCACAACTTCACGGTGACTTCCAAAGTCTGGAGAGTTCAAAACTCCTGCAACACTTGAAAAACTTCACTGTGAAAAACTCATAGACTCCACTATAAAGACTGAGAGGTCCTGTAGTTCTGACCTCTTTGAAATTTTACATTCACAAGTTTAAATTCTGATTTAAAGGATTTCAGAAATGTAAAGATGTTTGAACTCTTTAAGCCACACactcttgtttctttttcttttcagaagATATTAACCTTATTCTCCACTGTTCTTTTTAAACTTTCCTGCACGTTACTTTTTCCAGACTCCTCTGTAGATTTTTCAGACATCCGAGCACAAATATCTAGATGTTTATTATGATAATAAATGGTTTTAATCTCCCACACATGCATCTTACAACACTTGTTGTTGCTGTTCGGTCCAAACTCCTCCACAGAAAGTTGGACAGCAAACAtctcaaacaggaagtgaactAACTGGTTCTACCTGCACTCATATTATTGCTCCTTTATAAATAATCCCTGCTTGTTGTTGGATCACACACACGTGAACATgcatttaagtttaaaagtaaagTAGTGGTTTCAGTGTAAAGTCTGCGTTTACCTGAGCCGATGACCACCTGGACCACAGACGAGTCCGGCGTGGAGGCCGGAGGACAGCAGTCCAGAGACTCCAGCAGCTTGAAGGCCTGAACATATTCTGATCAACACACGGCAGGAAGACACCGTCATCACAACCTGAAGCTCACATCCTCTTCATTACCACCAAAGAAGAGATCGATCAAAAAGTGAAACCTTTATCGGTCGCTGCGTTCTTCTTCAGGACTCTCTTCAGGTAATCCAGATACGCGTATACTCCATTAAAAACCTGATCCACGTCTTCCCCGGCCCAGAAGGTTTTGGCCCGCTCTGAAAAACACACCAGGACAAACTCTCATCACTTTATAAATGTTAGAAATACAGAAGGCTTTCTACATCCAGACCACGAAAGACCTGGTCTACATTAACAACCAAGGCGTGCCAAACCTGGACTAGATCCACATGGGGACTCTGTTTCAAACCCGGTTTCTTCTTTATTCAACATGTGAACGCTGAAAAAGGATCAATCTCTGTGATTTTTCTCCATGCAGACCACATCATACGTAGTCTAGCTCCAAAACCACCATACGCATGTGTATCAGATCTGGACTGGATCCACATGGGGACTGTTTATAAGCCAGTTTCAGGTTTATTCTAATGAAATGCAGTCATGCTGCAGAATCAACGTGTCCAGCTTCTGATGAAACTACTGCTAACAAACAAACTGTGAGATTCAAACAAACACTTATGagtcaataacaataaaaacatttgttctcaCCGACTTCTTGCGGATCTAAAGGATCCTCTTCCATCTCCAGTTAGCGTTAGCCTGCTAGCACCCAGCTAAGCTAGCTCGGCTGGCTAACAACAAAGAGGGGGAAGCTAACTACTAATCTAAACTTTCAGAGAGAGCTAAAGGCGGAGTGCTTCTACTTAAACACCAGCAGAGGAGTTAAGCTCCGCTAACGTGAGCTCCGTCTGAACTGAACAAAGTTCACGTTGTTGCTCATTCAGCTAACGAGCAGTAACCTCAGCTAGGTTAGCTTCCCGCGGAATGAACGATGCTAACAGCCGTTAACCGGCCGCGCCACATCACGACATCAGGGCCGTTCCCCAAAGACTTTCACCTTTCATTGTGCTTTTAACGTTTAAAGGTGACTAACAGCACAAACACGACCTCAAACCATTCATGTGCCGCTTCGCATTTTGTACTGATTTACATTGTACGTGAATATTGGCCCACAACAGCTGCCGTAGACCGTATATACGTAATATTTCCCCCTGAGTTTAGTCTTCCAGACAGTTTTCCGGGTTTTAAGCTGAATCTTCTCGTGTTTATTACAAGAaaactttactttacttattgTTGAACATAAACCGGCTTGTTTATAAAGCGTCACGTACATAATTGGCTTGCAGACCGCAGTCCGCCTGCCTTGGAGTCCAACCTCAGGGTTAAAAACATGATGAGCTTCGCTTTTTGAATTGACCCACATGCGCCACCGTACTACGCTACCGGTTACGAagataataacaaacaaacgTGACACGTTTCACAACTCTGCTGTTATAAGTCAGTCACAACAAACATCACATGTTTATAAACCTCCGTCAGTCACAACAAACATCACATGTTTATAAACCTCCGTCAGTCCGGAAACGTGTCATGGAACATAAACCGGCTGTGACAGGAGCGGTGTTAGCATTAagatgctaacgttagccactTCCTGTGCGGTTTTGTAACAGCGTGAAAATGAACTTGTGTAACTTCAACTGAGCCGCTGCGGGTCGAGCTGCTCCGCGACAGGTGAGGACACACAAGAAAACCacgttctgctgctgcttctggcTTTTTATCATAGTATAGCATGTAGACATTATACTCTCTTAAAATGAGCGTTACTGCTGAACCTTTGTTGCACCATCCtagctttaattatttatttatttttctatatttgtcTTGGTTATTGTTGAAACGCAGCCAAATGTTAAAAGGTATTATACTGAAATGTCTATTTGCTGacacataaaataacatttcattgatttaaaaaaaaaaatatataaatattgttatgataataaatcttaatttgtatttaataaaattatattatattatattatattattatgtgaTTGATTCAGAAACAATTCTTCAgatcaaaaacaacaaaataaaatgataataattaatCATATTTGACAATAAAGAATCAAAACAAATAAGATAATATTTTGTACGTAAGTTTCAGTATCTGAACATTTCGCGTAACACAAAgaatttttttatgtaaattagTTTCCACGAGCAGAGGAGAGTTTAAACCTTCCTCCTCAGGTGAGATGGCTCAGGTACGGCGTGCGGTCAGCGAGGCGCTGTGGGCGATGTGTGCGGCCGACTCCATGTCGATGCCGGTCCACTGGTACTACGACATCGACGACATCAAGAGGGACTTTGGGGGCTGGATATCTGGCTTCTGCTCGCCCAGAGACAGACACCCATCCAGCATCCTCAGCCTCTCCAACACCGGTAGGAGAACCTGGAGCTCTTTAAGCCTTACGGTCCTGGAAAGTTCTGGAAGACGACCACAGATTCAGCTGTTCGTATTATTGTAATTCATTAttcttcctgtttgtttgtttgttgcagccGGCAGCGGTCGGACCACCTGGTCGTCCGGCGCCAAGTGGCCTGACGTGGTCGGTAACGTGATCCTCCACAATAAACTGAACTTGTGGAAGTCCTCCAAAGGCTCAGTCCACTATCATCAAGGTACtgtgaaaaggtttttaagGTCTTCAgtagtctgtgtttgtgttctgcaGGTCTTCAGTAGTCTGTGTTTGTGGTCTGCAGGTCTTCAGTAGTCTGTGTTTGTGGTCCTCAGGTCTTCAGTAGTCTGTGTTTGTGGTCCTCAGGTCTTCAGTAGTCTGTGTTTCTGGTCTGCAGGTCTTCAGTAGTCTGTGTTTGTGGTCCTCAGGTCTTCAGTAGTCTGTGTTTCTGGTCTGCAGGTCTTCAGTAGTCTGTGTTTCTGGTCTGCAGGTCTTCAGTAGTCTGTGTTTCTGGTCTGCAGGTCTTCAGGCCGGTGACAACACCCTGAACATCCTCTGTTCTCTCCGAGCGGCTCGCTCGCTCATCGCCGGACGTTTCAGCGACGTCTCTCAGCCGGACGCTCGAGCCGCTGTTCTGTCGGACTACGTCCACTTCCTGACCACACCCGGCTCTCACCACGATACCTACGCAGAGTCCTTCCACCGCTCGTTCTTCGCTGCCTGGCAGGACAGCAGACCCACCTCGCCCCGTCAGGTAAAATAAACGCACCCTGTGGAACGATCAGCTGTGTTCAGACTCTGTTTTTATTCGCTCTGGGTGTTTCAGGTTCTGACGTTTGCAGAAAATCGCTCCCGGCAGCTGTTGAGCTCCTCGTATGCCGACAGCCAGCTGGACGCCATCGGCTGCCTTCCTATGATCCTCCCCTTCATTCTGCTGTCCGCCTCAGCCAATGAGGAGCAAGCTGTGGGTGTCAAGCAGTTATCTAACCCGTACCTGAGTAAATGTAGTTCCTTGGATATCGGAGCGTCCTGTCTGACCTTTAACCTCCTCCGTCTTCAGGTGTCAGCAGCAGTAGAGTTTGTGAAGCTCACTCACCCCCATCCGAAGGTGCCCGAGTACGTATCCATCTACAGCCGGGCGCTGCACGCCGTGCTGGGCGGAGCCGGCGTCCGCCAGCAGGCCGAGCACGCTCTGAGGAGGCTGGACGCCTGGGACACCTGCCAGAGCTACAGCCGCAAGGCCGCCAGGTACGACTGTCTCCAACATGTgtctgcaggaggaggaagaggaggaagaggaggaagaggaggagggtttGACGTGTTTTCAGTAGGACCGCTGAGAAGTTTAAGTATCGAAACGAGAGGTTCAGGGTTCAGCTGACCTGCAGCTGTAGCTCCTCCACACTACGCACAGATGATATATGGAACAGGCAGTAAAACTAAATTATATTCATAAGGAAGATGAACAGTatcctcacacaaacacacacagagaacatgTGCAGTATCTTGTAGTCTGCAAGTTGTTCTGCAAAAACGTAACCGTGTTAATGTCCATAGAAAGGCAAGTTGATTAGTTTctcacattttaacaacaagcactttacacaaaacataaaagcaacacagggaaataaagacatttatttaaaattattttatttaaaaagaggACAGTTAAAGTTACAGTGCAAGATATTAATCAAAAGTCCCAAATCTGATCTAATAAAAGGCAGCAgcgaaaagtcttcagtctagATCTAAAAGGATCTGAGCGTTTCGTAAGACCTGCAGCCGACTGGGAGTTTGATCACAACACAAGTtgtaaaaattataatttaatcaGCATTTGATTTTTCATAGTTACTTAATAATCAAActaaatttaaagtttttaaacaaacttgTAAAAATGAATCCGAACGCTGAGAAAACTCTTTTGTTCTGTAGTGACCGCTCTCTGCCTGCAGCGTAAATACAGGACCAGCCGTAACATCGTGAGTCACAGTGACACCTGTCAGTGGGATCTGTCAGGCAGCAGGGGAACATTGTGTGATATAGTTAGATGTTGAGttctgccagcgtttgctcgtctctctccctcaccgcgCTGCCCCGCCCCTCTGCGTCTGCACGCAGCCGTCTAATCACAAACTCTCTAACAACATGGAGGCACAGTGCCGGTgatgtgcagagttctgcaccTCGCGGCTGCTAACGCTCATTTGTgctaagaggtggatgcaaatctgaGCAGGAAGccttcatcagctgttctgctgaattatgcatccacctcttaaagggccttttcagacactttgctctgcacactggtcataaaataaatacttcgAATCGCGGGAGGAAAAGACAAGTTCAGTTTTTTGTCGGCGCCTTTATACAACGTAGCCtcctactgatggagaaagagacCAGGCCTCCTCGCGCTGTTCAGAAATGAAACTGTCTTTGTGTTGTAGGTTTCCGGCGTCCTCTGAGGAGCGTCTGAAGGTCCATCAGGGCGCCGTGAACTACCTCGGTCTGGCCTGCTACACCAAAGGTTCAAGTCCATTCTGGCAGCACACGATCGCTACAGGCAGAGGCGTGTTAGAAAAGTAACTGTGAGCCGTGTTTGTTGTTGAACCCGCAGGAGCTCTGTCCAGCCTGTTTTATCTGGCTCACGAGTTTCACGACGACCCCAGAGGAGGAATCCTGGCGAACACCAACTGTGGAGGTAATTTACTGGATGTCAAAAGGCAACAAAAGGGACACTCGGTCTGAACATCGGGTTCGGTTGAACATGCGTTTGTTAATATTTGTGTTCCAGGTGAGAACTGTAACCGCGGGGCGGCGCTGGGAGCCCTGCTGGGGGCGGGGGGGTCGTACGGCGGAGACGTCATCCCGCAGGAGTGGAAGGACGCACTGAGGAACGCCCAGGAGTTCATCCCCGACATCCTGAAGGAGATGCAGTGAGAGCAGCGTCGCCCCCTGGAGGAGCGGAGGGGAACTGCAGCCTGTTCACAAACGCAACAATGAGAACGTACAGCTTTTATTCCAGTGCCTTTATTATTTAATGatgaaaatctatttttatttactttcacTGTGCTTTAATGATCTTTTGTTGTGTGATTTGAACTGTTCACATTATGGAATAATTACAAAGGGCTTCAGGTGAGATAAAAACTGACCAACACTGAGAAACCTATTTATCCTTTTCCTGTtgtcttattttcattttaaggaCTTTAATTAACAAATACAACATGTCTGCTTTTTgctcataaaaaataaaatcatcattTGAATGTTTTGATCCTTTGTTGAGTGTTTTTGCTCTCAATACTAAATTTACATGATTAAGCCCATTTGAATGCTgctaattatgttttttttaagtcgCTAAAAAGGTTTCCAAGCATTTGTAAGATTTAGGGATTAGGCTAAGACCTGCTGAATCTCCATCAATACTTCTATTTGACCTTTACCAGCGTCACTCACATttaactgacgcttttatccaaagcgacttacaattgctagacacgtcagaggtcgcacgcctctggacacacaatggtggatggatcacagtgggggattgaacccgggtctctcacaccaaagtgATCTTAAGtcatcttatccattgtgccatcgcCACCCCACATGAAACAGGTTATGAAAATAAAGGTTGTTATTAGCAGTTCACCATAGAAGCTAATGTTTCTAAAGTAATCTGAATCTATAAAATAACTGTTGGATGTGTATAATCTGTATAATGTGTTTGAATCATTACATTAAACTTTaccatctcttttctttgcagtTTGGCAAATCAAAACGACAACTTTCTCTTGTGTCGTATCAGGGTTTCCATAAAGATATAAAGATTTAAATCGATGCAAACGACTAATTATACTAGTTCTACCAATTTACCACATTTGAATTCACATGTTGTGCGGAGGGTGTTAACGTTCTTCATTTAACTCAGAGATCCTTCTCAGAGTCAGTCAgatctgaacacacagacatgaaacacATGTTGGATCAGTGTGATTTACTCTTCCTGAGAAACCATCACCTCCGATATCCATCCAGAATAAATGTCTGTAAATCCACTAAGAAATCACAAGAAGAATACGCTGCAGAACCTGAGAACCTTCGTGTTTTTAAGGATTCTCCAGTATCAAAGTCATCCAGTGATAGTGTCGGTATCTATTGGTGCTAATTTGATCATGATGGCTTTAATTGGTTCTGTTGTCATACTGGTTCTCAATTAGTGTGTTGGCATGTTTCCATCAGTCAGATTAGCAACAACACAAACCCTCAGCTGATTAAATGCAGTATTATTAacttaaatatataattaactTAAAATACAAGGACGTCAGACTGTACGGGATTTTCTCTACCGGAGGAGCGGCCAGTTAACGGACACACAGGAGGTCATTGTGGCTGCAACTATTGCTGTGGTGGGAGCAGAAAATGACCCGCATACGAGCTTCAGACGGGATTTAAATCACTGACCAGCGCAGGTGATGTTAAAATCCCTTCAGACGAGAGGGCGCTGCTTTCAGAAAGTCAGACCCCTCTAATCTTTGCAAAAACAATCAATGGTTGAAGTTTAAAGTTTTGGGGGGAGAAACAGTTGTGTTGCTCAATCCTGATTGGTGCATGGAGGTAGTCCGCCCACTTCAAACCCTGAGCTCagagaaaaaactgaaatcCAGAAATCTCTCAGCTGAAATAACCAAAGCTGCTGAGTGTTtaaaagcagaagaagaaccTGATCCAGGTCTTTAAGGACTGGAGTCAGCCTGCGCAGTATTTGTACCacgtgtgagagagagagagagaggggtttctgtgttttcagtgtttctgaccTTTGATCAGAACAAACATGGCGTCCGTCAGCAGAGAAAAGAAGCTGCTCTTCTTCCTACGACTCCTCATCGCTTccatcccagcatgcactgggctTCCTGGAGGTCAGTCCTCGGTTTCTTCTCCTACGTaagctcttcttcttcttctgcttccaTCTTTGAAAAGGACACGTGTTCGTTTGTGTCCACTGTGAAGTTCAGTGAGCAGCTCTGCGATCCGCTTCTAACCCGATGACGCTGATGCTAACGTTagcgtgtttgtgtttcttttacaaaagaaaggacaaaaaaactattttcattatggattaatcttttcgattaatcattttgtctataaaagttcagaaaaacagtttaaaatatgCATCATAATAtatatcttatatatatatcttataGCGCAAAGTGACAtcattaaatgtcttgttttgcccGACCGACAGTCAAAAGCcccaaaatattacatttactgcaATGTGAGAccaagaaaagcaacaaattcTCACCTTTGAGAACCTGGAACGATCAAATATTTCACCTTTCTGCTTGAGAATAACTTAAACATTTATCAACTATCAAAGTAAGTGCTgataacatttctttttctcagtTGTAATGTCTTCATCGAGCTCATGTTTGTTCTTGTTCTGTATTTTCGTGTGAAGGAGAAGTGTTCCTGGGCAGACCTGAGGCCAGCGTCTTCCTCCGCCGCAGTCGTCGCGCAAACTTCCTGTTCGAGGAGCTGAAGAGAGGCGATGTGGAGCGCGAGTGTGTGGAGGAGAAATGCTCCTACGAGGAGGCGAAGGAGATCTTCACCCTGCCACAGCAGCTGGTCAGTCCAGACTCCCCCCGTCCATCCTCACGTGGTCGTCAGTGTCTTCGTCATTAACGTGTcttgtcactctctctctgtcttcaggAAGTCTTCTGGCGGCTGTACACAGGTACTTCAGAGTCAAGCTGCCCTTTAGGGTTTCTAATATTCATCTGAATTTGGAAATAAAAGAATCTCCTTAAAGACCGAGACAGATTCTGCTGTACTCCAGTCTCtgttaaaatactgtaatactCTATCTGCATCCTGTGCGCAGCGCCGAATCACTGCCTGTCGTTTCCCTGTAA encodes:
- the LOC123971866 gene encoding uncharacterized protein LOC123971866 isoform X1; protein product: MLKVSTSRGEFKPSSSGEMAQVRRAVSEALWAMCAADSMSMPVHWYYDIDDIKRDFGGWISGFCSPRDRHPSSILSLSNTAGSGRTTWSSGAKWPDVVGNVILHNKLNLWKSSKGSVHYHQGLQAGDNTLNILCSLRAARSLIAGRFSDVSQPDARAAVLSDYVHFLTTPGSHHDTYAESFHRSFFAAWQDSRPTSPRQVLTFAENRSRQLLSSSYADSQLDAIGCLPMILPFILLSASANEEQAVSAAVEFVKLTHPHPKVPEYVSIYSRALHAVLGGAGVRQQAEHALRRLDAWDTCQSYSRKAARFPASSEERLKVHQGAVNYLGLACYTKGALSSLFYLAHEFHDDPRGGILANTNCGGENCNRGAALGALLGAGGSYGGDVIPQEWKDALRNAQEFIPDILKEMQ
- the LOC123971866 gene encoding uncharacterized protein LOC123971866 isoform X2, whose translation is MAQVRRAVSEALWAMCAADSMSMPVHWYYDIDDIKRDFGGWISGFCSPRDRHPSSILSLSNTAGSGRTTWSSGAKWPDVVGNVILHNKLNLWKSSKGSVHYHQGLQAGDNTLNILCSLRAARSLIAGRFSDVSQPDARAAVLSDYVHFLTTPGSHHDTYAESFHRSFFAAWQDSRPTSPRQVLTFAENRSRQLLSSSYADSQLDAIGCLPMILPFILLSASANEEQAVSAAVEFVKLTHPHPKVPEYVSIYSRALHAVLGGAGVRQQAEHALRRLDAWDTCQSYSRKAARFPASSEERLKVHQGAVNYLGLACYTKGALSSLFYLAHEFHDDPRGGILANTNCGGENCNRGAALGALLGAGGSYGGDVIPQEWKDALRNAQEFIPDILKEMQ